The genomic region AGAACGGCCTGAGCGCGCGGCTGTGCGCGGCCGCGCAGATGATGGACGAAGCGCGCCATGTCGAGGCGTACGCGAAGCTCGTGAACGAGAAGCTCGACGTCAGCTACCCGATGAGCCGCTCGCTGAAGGGGCTGCTGCACGACACGATCACGAGCAGCGCGCTCGACATGACGAACCTCGGGATGCAGGTGCTCGTCGAGGGCATCGCGCTGTCGATCTTCCAGAGCGTGGTCGCGTACAGCACCGATCCGTTCATCAAGGACCTGTTCGTGCGGATCCAGCGCGACGAGTCGCGCCACTTCGCGGTCGGCCGGATCACGCTGTGCCGCGTGTATGCGGAGATGAGCGCGGTCGAGCTGCGCGAGCGCGAGGAGTTCGTCTGCGAGGGCGCGGCCGTGCTGTACGAGCACCTGTGCGCGGACGACATCTGGGAACCGATGGGGCTGTCGAAGCGCGAATGCAGCGCGATGGTGCGCGAATCGCCGGTCTCCAGCTCGATCCGCCGCTCGATCTTTCGGCGCCTGGTGCCGACGATCCGCGAGATGGGCCTGCTCACGCCGACCGTGCAGGCGACCTTCGAAAAACTCGACGTCCTCGACTACGCGGCGATGCCGCTCAACTGAACCATGACGACGACCTCCTCCCAAGCGTCACGCGATTTCTGGATCGGCATCGACGCGGTGGCCTACGAGCTGCCGGGCCTGCCCGTCGATATCGAGGCCTGGGCCGCCGAGCGCGACTACCCGGCGCAACGGGCCGCGGCGATCGCGCACTCGGGCAGCCGCTATTTCCACATGGCGCTCGACACGAGCGAGACCGATCTCGCGATCGCGGCGGCCGGCCGCCTGCTCGACACCGCGAGCGTGCATCCGTCCGACATCGGCGCGATCGTGCACGTGCACACGCAGCAGTTCAGCGTGCCGCCCGCGCCGCGCAGCCTGCCGCACGAGCTGGCCGCGCAGCTCGGCATCGAGCCGCTGTGGCTCGGCTCGGTCGCACAGCTGAACTGCGTGTCGGTCGCGGCCGGCATCGAGACGGTGCGCGCGCTGATGCGCCGCTATCCGCAGCTCGACGCGGCGCTCGTCGTGTCGTCCGATCGCGTGTACGGCGAGGATTACCGGATGCGGCAGATGACGGGCGTGCAGTGCGACGGCGCGGCCGCGATGCTGATCGCGCGCAACAGCACGAAAAACCGGCTCGGCGGCATCGCGATCGAGACGCATGCGAAGTGGCATCGCGGCTCGGACACCGTCGCCGCGAACGAGGCCGACCTGATCATGATGGAGTGGCCGTACACCCGCAAGGCGATCGACGCGGCGGTCGCGCTCGAGCCGTACGCGCTCGACGCGTACGAGCTCGTGCTGCCGCACAACGCCGACCTGCCCGGCTGGAACGCGCTGTGCCGCGCGATGCGCGTGCCGGCCGAGCGGCTCTATGCGGAAAACATCCATGCGCGCGGCCATGCGTGCTGTTCGGACTTCCCGATCAACCTGGCCGACGTCGGGCTCGACGCGGTCGCGCGCGGCCAGCGCGTGCTCGGCGTGATGCAGTCGAACTGCGGCGCGTACGCGGCCGCCACGCTCCATCCGGTGGGCCGCCATGACGCCTGAGCGCCCGCTTCCGCCCGCCGGCGACCACGCGTGGATCGCCGACCTGCGCACGCCGTGCTACGTGTACGAGCCGGAGGTCGCGATCGCGCGCTACCGGTCGCTGAAGGCGCGGCTCGGCACGCGGCTGATCGTGTCGCTGAAGGCGAACCCGAACCAGGACATGCTCGCGCGCTGCGCGCATGCGTACGAGGATGGCGTCGAACTCGCGAGCCGCGGCGAACTCGATGCGGTGATCGGCCGGATCAAGACGCCGCGCTACCTGAACAACCCGTCGATGGACGAGATGTTCATGCGCGCCGGGCTCGCGTCGCGCTGCCATTTCGTGCTCGACAACCCGGACGCGGTCGCGCGCTTCGTGCCGCTGGCGCGCGAGGCGGCGGCCGGCGGCAGCACGCCGGGCGCCGTGCTGCTGCGCGTGAACGCCGGCGCGCTGGCCGGCGACGAGGCGCGCGCGCTGTGGCACGACCACTTCGGGATGACGCCGAACGAGGCGCACGACGCGGTGCGTACGCTCGCCGCTGCCGGTTTGCCGGTGGCCGGGCTGCACGTGTTCTCCGGCCCGCATTCGTTCATCCGCCAGGACGCGACGCAGCCCGACACACTCGTGCTGCCCGAGCGGCTCGCGGCGCTCGCCCGCGATCTCGCCCCCGCCAACGGCGCGCCGCTCACGTCGCTGAGTCTCGGCGGCGGTTTTGCCGACGATCACCCCGGCGACGCCGCGTTCGAACGCTATGCGACTGCGCTCGCGCCGCTGGCCGGCCAGTACGCGCTCGCGCATGAATCGGGCCGCGCGATCTTCGCGGATGCGGGCGTGTTCGCGACGCGCGTGGTTGCGGTCAAGACGTGGCAGGACCGCACGATCGCCGTCTGCGACGGCGGGCTGTCGCATGCGTTCCTGCTTGCGCAGACCGAATCGGTGATGCGCCGGCTGGCCGCGCCGTCGCTCGTGCGCCACAAGCCCGCACCGTCGGAGCGTGGCGTACCGACGATCTATGTCGGCAGCACCTGCAGCCGCGCGGACGTGATCGGCCGCGACGACACGGGTGCGCCGCCGCAGGTCGGCGACATCGCCGTGTTCGCGCGCTGCGGCGCGTATCACCGCACGTACTCGATGGCGCATTTCCTGTCCCACGAAGCCGCGCACGTGTACGTGCGGCCTGCCTAGACCCACCTGAGAGAGAAGCCGATCATGAACGCCCTGATCAGCGTCGCCGACCTGCTCGAACACGGCGCCGCACGCTGGCCGCAGCATCCCGCGTATGCCGACGGCGGCGGCGCGATGACCTACGAACAGCTTGCGCGCGCGGTCCGCCGCGCGGCCGCCGCGCTCGCGTCGCGCGGCGTGCAGCCCGGCGAGCGCGTCGCCATCTACGCGCCGAAACGCATCGAAACCGTGGTCGCGATGCTCGCGGCCAACGCGCTCGGCGCGATCTTCGTGCCGGTCAATCCGCAGTTGAAGGAAGCGCAGATCGAACACATCGTCACCGACAGCGGCGCGGCGCTGTTCATGACCGGCGCGCAGCGGTTGAAGCGCCTGCCGGCGCTCGCCGCGCTCGTCGGCGAACGCGCGATGCTGATCGAGGAACTGGCCGACGCGATCCACGCAGTCGGCACCGACACACCTGCTCCGCTTCCCGCCGGCCGGCCGGTGGACGACGATCCCGCCGCGCTGCTCTACACGTCCGGCTCGACCGGCAAGCCGAAAGGCGTGGTCGTGTCGCATCGCAACCTCGTGTCGGGCGCATTCAGCGTCGCCGCGTACCAGGGGCTGGCCGACGACGACGTCGTGCTCGGCGTGCTGCCGCTCAGCTTCGACGCGGGCCTGAGCCAGCTCACGACCGCGCTGGCCGCCGGCGCGTGCTATGCGCCGCTCGACTTCCTGCAGCCGGCCGAAGTGCCGCGCCATTGCGACGCGTTCGGCGTGACGTCGATCACCGGCGTGCCGCCGTTGTGGATGCAGCTCGCGTCCGCCGGCTGGAGCGACACGGCGCGCACGCGGATCCGCCGCTTCGCGAACACCGGCGGCCATCTGGCGACGCCATTGCTGCACCGCCTGCAGGCGGTGTTCACGAACGCCGCGCCGTACCTGATGTACGGGCTGACCGAAGCATTCCGCTCGACCTACCTGCCGCCGGCCGACGCGGCACTGCGCCCGACGTCGATCGGCAAGGCCGTACCGAACGCCGAGATCCTCGTGCTGCGCGCGGACGGCAGCGAATGCGCGGCCGACGAACCCGGCGAACTCGTGCATCGCGGCGCGTTCGTCACGCTCGGCTACTGGAACCGGCCCGAGCTGACCGCGCAGCGCTTTCGCCCGCTGCCGCGCCGGCACGGCGAGATCCCGCGCGCCGACGTCGCCGTGTGGTCGGGCGACATCGTGCGGCGCGACGCGGACGGCTACCTGTATTTCGTCGCGCGCGGCGACGACATGATCAAGACGTCCGGCTATCGCGTGAGCCCGACCGAGGTCGAGGACGTGCTGTTCGCGCTGCCCCACATCCGCGAGGCCGCGGTGTTCGGCGTGCCGCACGCATCGCTCGGCGAGGCGATCGCCGCGTGCGTCGTGTCGACGCTCGACGCCGAAGCATGCCGCGCCGACATCGCACGCGCCTGCCGCGACGCGTTGCCGACCTACATGAGCCCGCTCGTCGTCGAGCCGCTGCCGGCGTTGCCGCGCAACCCGAACGGCAAGATCGACCGCCCCGCGCTGAAAAACCAGTATCGCGACGCGTTCGCGCCCACGAACGAGGAGACCGCCGCATGACCCTGTCGACGCTCGATGAAACCTGCCTCGGCGCGCGCCGCATCGCCGAGCCCGGCACGCTGGCCCTGTCGGGCGGCGTCGTGGTGCTGCCGCCGTCGGTCGTGTTCAGCGCGATCCAGGCGCAGGAACGCCATCCCGGCTACCGGCATCTGCTGCTGCCGCAGGCACGCTTTGCGCGGCCGCGCGGAATGGGCGCGCTGACGCCCGACGAAGGCACGCGCCTCGCGCCGGGCGGCCGGCCCACGCTGCGTGTCGCGCCGCCCGGGCGCAGCCTCGCCGATCTCGCCGCCGACGCGGCACTCGACCTGCGCGACCAACTGGGCTCCGGGCAACTGGCGCGCACGACCCACGTGATCGTCGCGAGTTGCGCGCTCAACGAAGGGATCGGCGACTCGGTCGTCGGCCGCATGCAGTACGAGCTCGGGCTGCAGCGCGTGACGCCCTTCGCGCTCGGCCAGAACGGCACGCTCGGCTGGTATTCGGCGCTGATGCTGCTCGACGGGCTCCTCGACGAAGGCGACCAGGCGCTCGTGATCCTCAGCGACAAGTGGCTCTACCCGTTCTTCCGCCAGTTCGGCGACCTGGTCGGCTACGGCGACGCGGCCGCCGCGCTGCTCGTGTCGCGCGCCGGCCCGGCGCCCGAGCCGGCGGACTGGGGCGGCGTGCGGTCCGTCGCGATGGAATTCGGGCCGTCGATCGCCGATCCGTGGGCCGACGCACCCGGCGCATTGCGCGACACGCTCGCACCGGTCGCCGCGCGTGCGATCCGCCGCGCACTCGACCTGGCCGGGCTGCGCGCCGGTGAAATCGACTGGTGCGTGCCGCCCGGCTTCGATCCCGGCTTCGCGGCGCGCGTGGCCGACGCCGCGTCGATCCCGGTCGCCGCCCGCATCCAGCATGAAGCGGCCGGCCACCTGTCGTCGGCCGAATCCGCGGCCGCGCTGATCCGGCTCGCCGGCGCGCTCGACGAAGGCGAACGCCGCACGGTGCTCGTGTGGGACGCGGCACTGCATGGCGCGGCGGCGGCGGCCGTCGTCGACCTCGCCGGCGGCCTCGATGCCGCGCTCGATATCGAAGGAGACGCGTAATGAGCGCCTACAAGGTGAGCCTGCGCGAACTGCGCTTCTTTCTGTGGGAACTGTTCGAAGCCGACAAGCGGTTCCTCGCGGAACACGGCCTGTACGGCACGCATGACCGCGCATCGATCGACGCGCTGCTCGAACGCGCACGCGATTTCGCGCTCGACCTCGGGCGCAGCTACCAGCAGGCGGACGTCGAGGGCTGCACGCTGCTCGACGACGGCCAGGTGCGCATTCCGTCGCATTTCCACGCGCTGTGGGCACGGTTTCGCGACGAATGGTCGAACACGCTGTTCGGCACCGCGCACGGGCTGCCGCCGATCGTCACGCAGATGATCTACGAGATGTTCATGGGCGCGAACCCGTCGTTCATGACGTACGGCGGCTTCACGCGCCCCGCGATCAAGCTGCTGCAGATGCACGGCACGCCGCTCCAGAAGGCGCTGATCGCGCCGCTCGAGGCGTACCGCTGGGATGCCTGCTTCTGCGCGACCGAACCGCAGGCCGGCACCGACCTCACCGCGGTCGCGCTGCGCGCGACACCGCTCGAACGCGACCTCTACGCGATCGACGGCGAGAAGGTCTACATCTCGGCCGGCATGCACGAGTTGACCGAGAACACGCTGTATTTCGTGCTCGGCCGCATCGACACCGCGTCGCCGGACTCGTTCTCGCTGTCGTGCCTCGTCGTGCCGCGCTTCTGGCCGGACGAGGAAACGGGCGAGCTGCAGTCGAACCATGTCGACTGCATCGGCCTGCCGCGCAAGATGGGGCTCAAGGGCTGCGCGAACACGCATCTCGTGTTCGGTTCGAACGGCACGACCAAGGGCTGGCTGCTCGGCGGCCGGCGCAACGTCGGCCTGCTGCAGCTGATGCCGCTGATGAACCAGGCGCGGATGAGCACCGGGATGTTCGGCGTCGGCGTCGCGTCGAGCGCGTACCTGCATGCGGTCGAGTATGCGGGCCGCCGGCTGCAGGGCCGGCCGATCGAGCGCGCGTCGAACACCCACGCGGCCCGCGTCGCGATCGTCGAGCACGCGGACGTGCAGCGCATGCTGGTCGACATGAAAAGCCGTGTCGACGGCTGCCGCGGCCTGCTCGGCAAGCTCGCCGCGACCGCCACGCGCGCGGCGATGCTCGAAGCGACGCCCGACGCCGACCCGGCCGAGATCGAGCGCCACCGCAAGCTGCAACTGCTGCTGACGCCGATCTGCAAGGCGTTCATCTCCGACCAGGCGTGGCGGATCTGCGAAACCGCGATCCAGGTGCACGGCGGGCTCGGCTATACCGATGCGAGCCCCGTCGAGCAGAACGCGCGCGATGTGAAGATCCTGTCGATCTGGGAAGGCACGAACTACATCCAGGCGCAGGACCTCGTGCGCGACAAGCTCGGCTTCGGCCACCATTCGCGGCTGATCCAGTACTACCGCGACGAACTCGACGTGTTCCTCGCGCGCCAGCATCACACCGGCACGCATGCGGAGCTGCGCCCGCTGTTCGATGCGCTGCGCACCGGCGCCGACCGGATCGCCACCGCGCTCGACGACATCGCGCGCGACGTGCAGGACGGTCACACGCACCGCAGCAGCCAGTTCTACACGCGCTTTCTCGAGATGTTCGGCGTCGTCACGTCGGCGTGGGTGCTGCTCGAATCGGCGACGATCGCCGCGCGCCGGCTCGACGCGCCGGACACCGCCGACACGCCGGCCGAACTCGCGTTCTATCGCGGCAAGCTGAAAAGCGCGCGCTACTACTTCGCGAACGTGCTGCCCGTGGTCGACCAGCACGCGGCCGTGATCGCCTCGATGGCGCATGCGGCGATCAGCGTCAGCAGCGACGAACTCGCGCAGGTGGAATGACATGGATACGACATTCGATTCCGGTACGACCGCTGCGACCGCCACGACCACCTCGGCCGGCGACGCGCCGCGCAACCTGCTCGGCCGCCCCGCGACCCGCCATCGCGGCACCGACATCGACGGCGCGACGCTCGAACCCGAAGCGCTGCGCGTGCGCGATCTCGATCTGAACGCGCTGATTGGCGCAACGACGTTCGAAGGCGCGCTCGCGCACCTGTGGTTCGACGTCGCGCCCGGCAGCGCCGCGCATCGCGCACACGAAGCGGCCATCGGCGCGCGGCTCGCGGCGTTCGCCGATGCACTGGCGCCCGGGAGTGCCGCGCAATCCGTCGCCGCGGATCTCGGCGCGGCGGGTGTCGCGCCGGTGTTCGCGGCAGCGTCCGGCCTGCTGCGCGGCTTCGACGACGTGACGGCCCGCATGCACGGCGACGCGCCGGACGACGCCGACCTCGACACGATGCTGCTGTGCGCGGCCGCCGCGCCGTTCCTGCTGCACGCGGCGATCGAAGGCCGCCCGTTTGCCGCACGCCACGACTCGATCGGCGCATCGCTCGCCGGCACGTCGAACCAGGCGCAACGCATGCTCGTGCTGACCGGCGCGACGCGCACCGATGCGCCGGCGCAAGCCGCGATGGACATGCTGCTCGTCGCATGGCACGCGGGCTTCGGCTACATCACGCCGACCGTGCTCGCACCGCGGGTCGCGATCGGCACCGGTGTCACGCTCACGCAGGCGATCGCGTCCGGTTTCCTCGCAAGCGGGCCGTCGCACGTCGGTGCGGCGCTCGAAGCGATGCAGTGGCTCGCCGCGCTCGCGCAGTCGGTGCCGGGCGGCACCGGCGCACCGCCTGCCGCGCTCGACGCAACCGGGCGCGCAGCGATCGACGCCACGCTCGACGCGAAACGCACGCTGTACGGCTTCGGCCATCCGCTGTTCGTCGCCGACCCGCGTCCGCCGCACATGCGCGCGCGGTTCGCGGCGCGAGGCTTCGACGGCGCTTACGTGACGCTGTTCGACGCGTGCTGCGCGCAGGCCGATGCCCGCCGCTCGCTTCGGCCGAACATCGATTTCCTGACGGCCGCGACGCTGCTCGAACTCGGTGTCGCCGCGCCGTCGTGGGGCGTCGGCGTCGGGCTCGGCGCGCGCATCGCGGCGATGGCCGCGCATGCGGTCGAGCGGCGTGGCCGCCCGGCTTTCGGCGTCAACAGCGCGACCGCGCGACGGCTGCTGGCCGCCGTGCCGGTCGGCTGGCTGTGAACCCTCATCCCTCCGCACTCCGCACAAGGACCGTCATGCTGCTCAAGAACCTGCGCCCGGCGAACGACTAC from Burkholderia sp. HI2500 harbors:
- a CDS encoding ferritin-like domain-containing protein, whose translation is MTDTLTVMQDTADIRWSMPVDALMSNDYALREEALNRLYEKAKAAQWDVATDVDWSHDLDPANPLGMPDPTLLIYGTELWGKLSDTDKREVRHHAQGWLLSQILHGEQAALICASKLASAENGLSARLCAAAQMMDEARHVEAYAKLVNEKLDVSYPMSRSLKGLLHDTITSSALDMTNLGMQVLVEGIALSIFQSVVAYSTDPFIKDLFVRIQRDESRHFAVGRITLCRVYAEMSAVELREREEFVCEGAAVLYEHLCADDIWEPMGLSKRECSAMVRESPVSSSIRRSIFRRLVPTIREMGLLTPTVQATFEKLDVLDYAAMPLN
- a CDS encoding ketoacyl-ACP synthase III family protein encodes the protein MTTTSSQASRDFWIGIDAVAYELPGLPVDIEAWAAERDYPAQRAAAIAHSGSRYFHMALDTSETDLAIAAAGRLLDTASVHPSDIGAIVHVHTQQFSVPPAPRSLPHELAAQLGIEPLWLGSVAQLNCVSVAAGIETVRALMRRYPQLDAALVVSSDRVYGEDYRMRQMTGVQCDGAAAMLIARNSTKNRLGGIAIETHAKWHRGSDTVAANEADLIMMEWPYTRKAIDAAVALEPYALDAYELVLPHNADLPGWNALCRAMRVPAERLYAENIHARGHACCSDFPINLADVGLDAVARGQRVLGVMQSNCGAYAAATLHPVGRHDA
- a CDS encoding PLP-dependent decarboxylase encodes the protein MTPERPLPPAGDHAWIADLRTPCYVYEPEVAIARYRSLKARLGTRLIVSLKANPNQDMLARCAHAYEDGVELASRGELDAVIGRIKTPRYLNNPSMDEMFMRAGLASRCHFVLDNPDAVARFVPLAREAAAGGSTPGAVLLRVNAGALAGDEARALWHDHFGMTPNEAHDAVRTLAAAGLPVAGLHVFSGPHSFIRQDATQPDTLVLPERLAALARDLAPANGAPLTSLSLGGGFADDHPGDAAFERYATALAPLAGQYALAHESGRAIFADAGVFATRVVAVKTWQDRTIAVCDGGLSHAFLLAQTESVMRRLAAPSLVRHKPAPSERGVPTIYVGSTCSRADVIGRDDTGAPPQVGDIAVFARCGAYHRTYSMAHFLSHEAAHVYVRPA
- a CDS encoding acyl-CoA ligase (AMP-forming), exosortase A system-associated, producing the protein MNALISVADLLEHGAARWPQHPAYADGGGAMTYEQLARAVRRAAAALASRGVQPGERVAIYAPKRIETVVAMLAANALGAIFVPVNPQLKEAQIEHIVTDSGAALFMTGAQRLKRLPALAALVGERAMLIEELADAIHAVGTDTPAPLPAGRPVDDDPAALLYTSGSTGKPKGVVVSHRNLVSGAFSVAAYQGLADDDVVLGVLPLSFDAGLSQLTTALAAGACYAPLDFLQPAEVPRHCDAFGVTSITGVPPLWMQLASAGWSDTARTRIRRFANTGGHLATPLLHRLQAVFTNAAPYLMYGLTEAFRSTYLPPADAALRPTSIGKAVPNAEILVLRADGSECAADEPGELVHRGAFVTLGYWNRPELTAQRFRPLPRRHGEIPRADVAVWSGDIVRRDADGYLYFVARGDDMIKTSGYRVSPTEVEDVLFALPHIREAAVFGVPHASLGEAIAACVVSTLDAEACRADIARACRDALPTYMSPLVVEPLPALPRNPNGKIDRPALKNQYRDAFAPTNEETAA
- a CDS encoding acyl-CoA dehydrogenase: MSAYKVSLRELRFFLWELFEADKRFLAEHGLYGTHDRASIDALLERARDFALDLGRSYQQADVEGCTLLDDGQVRIPSHFHALWARFRDEWSNTLFGTAHGLPPIVTQMIYEMFMGANPSFMTYGGFTRPAIKLLQMHGTPLQKALIAPLEAYRWDACFCATEPQAGTDLTAVALRATPLERDLYAIDGEKVYISAGMHELTENTLYFVLGRIDTASPDSFSLSCLVVPRFWPDEETGELQSNHVDCIGLPRKMGLKGCANTHLVFGSNGTTKGWLLGGRRNVGLLQLMPLMNQARMSTGMFGVGVASSAYLHAVEYAGRRLQGRPIERASNTHAARVAIVEHADVQRMLVDMKSRVDGCRGLLGKLAATATRAAMLEATPDADPAEIERHRKLQLLLTPICKAFISDQAWRICETAIQVHGGLGYTDASPVEQNARDVKILSIWEGTNYIQAQDLVRDKLGFGHHSRLIQYYRDELDVFLARQHHTGTHAELRPLFDALRTGADRIATALDDIARDVQDGHTHRSSQFYTRFLEMFGVVTSAWVLLESATIAARRLDAPDTADTPAELAFYRGKLKSARYYFANVLPVVDQHAAVIASMAHAAISVSSDELAQVE
- a CDS encoding citrate/2-methylcitrate synthase, which translates into the protein MDTTFDSGTTAATATTTSAGDAPRNLLGRPATRHRGTDIDGATLEPEALRVRDLDLNALIGATTFEGALAHLWFDVAPGSAAHRAHEAAIGARLAAFADALAPGSAAQSVAADLGAAGVAPVFAAASGLLRGFDDVTARMHGDAPDDADLDTMLLCAAAAPFLLHAAIEGRPFAARHDSIGASLAGTSNQAQRMLVLTGATRTDAPAQAAMDMLLVAWHAGFGYITPTVLAPRVAIGTGVTLTQAIASGFLASGPSHVGAALEAMQWLAALAQSVPGGTGAPPAALDATGRAAIDATLDAKRTLYGFGHPLFVADPRPPHMRARFAARGFDGAYVTLFDACCAQADARRSLRPNIDFLTAATLLELGVAAPSWGVGVGLGARIAAMAAHAVERRGRPAFGVNSATARRLLAAVPVGWL